The Saccharolobus shibatae B12 genomic interval TTGCTAGTTATAAGAATGGATTTAACGTTTTGGTCAAATCTCGACTCGACTATTAAGTTATCTAATTCCCTTAACATCTCAAGATTATGTGCGTTTGCTGGAGGTCTATTTAATTTAATAATTCCTACTCCATCTTCGACTTCTATTTTGAAGTACTTTGGATTTAACTCACTTAAGCCCATCAGTCTCACCTAATATACCCTTCTATTTCTATTTATATCTGGTAACTCTAAACCTAGAGGAGTAATTAGTTCTTTAATATCCTTAATGTATAACTGTCTCATTTCATCATTCCTCATTTTCTTTATCCCATACTTGTACGCCAAATCTATCGTAATCGACTTAGAGTGGCCAAACATGTCTAAGCCTCTAGGGAACCACTTATTTATTAACGCTTGCGCTAAATCCCTCTTGCCTTCCTCAACTAGCTTCTTAATACCAGTATATCCAAAGTTGATATGAAACTCCTCCTCCATCATCATCGTGGGTATTATCCTAGATAAGGGACCAAAACTAGAATCCTCAAAGGCTAATAACTGGAACATTCCTACTCTATCTATTAAAAAGGTGAAGCCTAAGGTATCTTCCCACATATTGAATGGAATATTAAATGCGTCAAGCTTATGTTTACCCATTCGCCTAGATAGTAGATCTTCAGCTATTTTCTTTCCCTCCTCACCGAATTCTTTTAATATCTGAATTACTTGCCATCCATGCCTCATCTCATCTACCATAATTCTCGAGATAGTTACCCTATCAGATAGTTTTGGTGCGTGAATTAACCAAGGCATATGCTGCTCTATTGACGCAAATTCCGTATCCCCCTGAACTGACAATAACTTAAATAAGACTTCAACTGCCTCTGGTGGAAGATCATAAATTGACTCAAACTTTCTTAATCCCTTATACTCTCCCCATCCAACAACTCTTTTAGGCTTTTTGTATTCCACAACTACCATCATTATACCAATTGTACTTAAAAGTATATAACGTTTTCTGTACGTAGAAAGAAAAAAGCGAAAAGCATAAAAGTTTCTAAAAATTAGATACTTAATGAGTTACTATGCAAAAATTTAACAGTGTAAGGGAACTGTCACAAGATCTAAAAAATACATTAATAGAGGTAATAGCATTAAGGGCAGACTTCGAATTAGCTATGGTAGAACAAACTTCACCCTGGCTAGTTAACGCGCCAACAGTAGATGACAGATTATTTACGGCTAAGCTAGTTTCAGATGAGCTGAATCATGGTTGGCAACTAGTGAGATTACTGGAAGAGTTTAACGTTAAGGATAGAGTAGTTAAAATTGAAGAAGCTAGATTGGGAATCCATATGTTGGAGGTATCTAATCTACCTCTATTTAACTGGGAAGATGTCATAGCATTTGTATTTTTAGTAGATAGGGCAGGGTTATATCAGTTGAGAGCAATTAAGGATTGTTCATTTGAACCATTAGCCAATTTGGCCTCTAGCATGATTAAGGAGGAAGAGACCCATTTATTTTTCTCTAAGAACGTATTGAAGGCCTATCAGAATAAGAATAGGTTACAAGCTGCGCTCAACTTCTGGTTCCCTAGAGCCTTAGAGATGCTATATAAAGTGAAATCCCTAAATGAGGTTCATCTTAGAGACCTTAACGTTTCCGAATTGATAAGTGATAAACTCATTGAAGATTACGTAAGATCGACTAATGAGGAGATGAGGAATTTTGGATTCGTTGAAGTAAACTACGATAAAAATCTCCACTATAATATTATACTAAAGTAAATTGCGAGATTTTAACGTACTAGATTAACAGCGTAAACTATATAAATTGGTTTAAAAAATTAAATAATAATGACTACCAAGTATGGTAGAATTTTAAACGTAACTG includes:
- a CDS encoding 1,2-phenylacetyl-CoA epoxidase subunit PaaC, with the translated sequence MMVVVEYKKPKRVVGWGEYKGLRKFESIYDLPPEAVEVLFKLLSVQGDTEFASIEQHMPWLIHAPKLSDRVTISRIMVDEMRHGWQVIQILKEFGEEGKKIAEDLLSRRMGKHKLDAFNIPFNMWEDTLGFTFLIDRVGMFQLLAFEDSSFGPLSRIIPTMMMEEEFHINFGYTGIKKLVEEGKRDLAQALINKWFPRGLDMFGHSKSITIDLAYKYGIKKMRNDEMRQLYIKDIKELITPLGLELPDINRNRRVY
- a CDS encoding 1,2-phenylacetyl-CoA epoxidase subunit PaaC, producing MQKFNSVRELSQDLKNTLIEVIALRADFELAMVEQTSPWLVNAPTVDDRLFTAKLVSDELNHGWQLVRLLEEFNVKDRVVKIEEARLGIHMLEVSNLPLFNWEDVIAFVFLVDRAGLYQLRAIKDCSFEPLANLASSMIKEEETHLFFSKNVLKAYQNKNRLQAALNFWFPRALEMLYKVKSLNEVHLRDLNVSELISDKLIEDYVRSTNEEMRNFGFVEVNYDKNLHYNIILK